One stretch of Leptospira bourretii DNA includes these proteins:
- a CDS encoding ATP-binding response regulator: MKILFVDDEDTIRELFWEYFKDEFNVTLASDGQEALAISNQNTFDLIISDISLPKLNGIQFIQKLRADGNQTPFLVITGDSDIQIAIDVFRMGAVDFFLKPFRMEALRSRIKKFENADIDLSLLFNSGEIIQFSDDCRIKLRPQIKKLNSYIAFIVKQILNSPLATQEDLISIKIVLYELLANAIEHGVAGVSYAEKQECLEANEDYFKLVDSRCAENNSFVFVEISMDDVGITIVIRDEGNGFAVSQIPNPVVNPAANLVSGRGIFLAKMNIDSIVYNEKGNEVRFFKTWYKLMQPS, translated from the coding sequence ATGAAAATCCTTTTTGTTGATGACGAAGATACAATCCGCGAATTGTTCTGGGAATACTTCAAAGATGAATTTAATGTCACTCTTGCTTCCGACGGACAAGAGGCTCTTGCGATCTCTAATCAAAATACATTTGATCTTATCATTTCTGATATCAGCTTACCAAAATTAAATGGAATCCAATTCATTCAGAAACTGAGGGCAGACGGAAACCAAACTCCTTTTTTGGTGATTACTGGCGATAGTGACATTCAAATTGCCATCGATGTATTTAGAATGGGAGCGGTTGATTTTTTTCTGAAACCGTTCCGAATGGAAGCTCTTCGTTCTCGGATCAAAAAATTTGAAAACGCAGACATTGATTTAAGTCTACTCTTTAATAGTGGTGAAATCATTCAGTTTAGTGATGACTGTAGAATCAAACTTCGCCCACAAATTAAAAAATTAAATTCTTACATTGCATTCATCGTAAAACAGATTTTAAATTCACCGTTAGCCACTCAAGAAGATTTAATATCCATTAAAATTGTGTTGTATGAACTTTTGGCAAATGCTATTGAACACGGTGTGGCTGGTGTGAGTTATGCAGAAAAACAAGAATGTTTAGAAGCCAATGAAGATTATTTTAAGTTAGTAGATTCTCGTTGTGCAGAAAACAATTCTTTTGTCTTCGTAGAAATATCTATGGATGATGTTGGAATCACTATTGTCATTCGTGATGAAGGAAATGGATTTGCTGTCAGTCAAATTCCCAATCCTGTTGTTAACCCTGCTGCTAACTTAGTCAGTGGAAGGGGAATCTTTCTTGCTAAGATGAATATTGATTCTATTGTTTATAATGAAAAGGGTAACGAAGTTCGGTTTTTCAAAACTTGGTACAAACTGATGCAACCCAGTTAA
- a CDS encoding PDZ domain-containing protein, giving the protein MKNFKYIFVIVSVFATLLPVGAEEFADKRVIESKITFQKTSHQNPWLVGEPYSRKLNLLYIGKGLFFGVTLPKQNPVFAEFESFDYSVPKLGIKSYDEETGFILLETKEIPKLPKSVVLDSKSATKHCPTGKSRYVFLPFSKTPIKVLLLEKKTSEESDFFFKNQVLCGVTIGEYLIPTEYVETFYRTEGKPFPHPGLVFDVNLTPSEREYYSKNNTNPLLVTEVIPGVGPAYNLFPGDLITEVNSIPLSKIDDWDRTDKVYDLILRKPSGALRELGESVQLKLHRNFQNQNVSYDLRAYDSNDFLIPEEAKKRKPLYLIVGGFFFTELTNAYLKEFGSEYRVKSEKKLVYLSDYYQKKVHPVREKIVILSRVFPLEGNLGYQEFQDLVLEKVNGTRVTSLSQLKTLLQSEETTYYAFELSGGKIAFFTRREILDLQQELQLTYKLGRAYNLED; this is encoded by the coding sequence ATGAAGAATTTTAAATATATTTTTGTAATTGTTTCGGTTTTTGCCACCTTACTTCCAGTTGGCGCCGAAGAGTTTGCAGACAAACGTGTGATCGAATCCAAGATTACATTCCAAAAAACGAGCCACCAAAATCCTTGGCTTGTAGGTGAACCTTATTCCAGAAAGTTGAATTTGCTTTATATTGGAAAAGGACTTTTTTTTGGAGTCACTCTACCCAAACAAAATCCAGTATTTGCTGAATTTGAATCTTTTGATTATTCTGTTCCCAAACTAGGGATCAAATCTTATGATGAAGAAACAGGATTTATTCTTTTGGAAACAAAAGAGATTCCCAAACTCCCTAAATCAGTAGTTTTGGATTCCAAATCAGCAACTAAACATTGCCCAACGGGTAAGTCTCGTTATGTATTCCTTCCGTTTTCAAAAACACCAATCAAGGTATTACTCCTCGAGAAAAAAACTTCAGAAGAATCTGACTTTTTCTTCAAAAATCAAGTGTTATGCGGAGTAACCATCGGGGAATATTTGATTCCAACAGAATATGTAGAAACATTTTACAGGACAGAAGGAAAACCCTTTCCCCATCCAGGTTTGGTCTTTGATGTCAATTTGACTCCGTCGGAACGTGAGTATTATTCTAAAAATAATACAAATCCTCTTTTAGTAACGGAAGTGATCCCCGGTGTTGGACCTGCTTACAATCTGTTTCCTGGTGATTTGATCACAGAAGTCAATTCAATTCCTCTTTCTAAAATTGATGATTGGGATCGTACGGACAAAGTTTATGATTTGATATTGCGTAAACCAAGTGGAGCATTGCGAGAGTTAGGCGAAAGTGTGCAGCTAAAACTTCATAGAAATTTTCAGAATCAGAACGTAAGTTATGATTTGCGGGCATACGACTCAAATGATTTTTTAATTCCAGAAGAAGCCAAAAAACGAAAACCCCTATATTTGATTGTAGGTGGATTTTTCTTTACGGAACTTACAAATGCATATTTGAAGGAATTTGGTTCTGAATACCGAGTTAAGTCGGAAAAAAAACTAGTTTATCTTTCTGACTACTACCAAAAAAAAGTGCACCCTGTTCGTGAAAAGATCGTGATCTTAAGTCGTGTTTTTCCCCTAGAAGGGAACCTAGGATACCAAGAATTTCAGGATTTGGTACTAGAGAAGGTAAACGGAACACGGGTCACTTCCCTTAGCCAATTAAAAACCCTTCTTCAGTCGGAAGAGACCACCTACTATGCGTTTGAGCTATCCGGTGGAAAGATCGCTTTTTTTACACGTAGGGAAATTTTGGATCTCCAACAAGAGTTACAACTGACTTATAAATTGGGCCGTGCCTACAACTTAGAAGACTAA
- a CDS encoding S1C family serine protease translates to MNRLLKFSFIFFLMSHSLWAQVDPEPAVDSIFRSVVLIRNEGFNTENKTQPWMKKNLYTGFGSGLVLPNQTILTNAHVVRDAKRILVKSSFTKKEYLADVKYIGYDCDLALLQVNDPDFSEQTTTLSFLEGIPNLGSDVLLLGFPNGNDSLSVEKGSILRFEKNRYTYSGLDYRNVLKINANIQPGNSGGPAVQNGKVVGLVFQISTLEQGIAYLISNDIIRHFLEDINDGKYDGFPNIGFTFQNGNPKSLKQAMKVPANQSGIFVNRIYPSSTFSKVLKEKDFVFAVDNLPLSNDGEITESNKKEFIIDWIENKQLNSKVAVSYYRAGKRYDAEVNLQKNYALDLYRDSTEDYFLQAGFVFQPITRSFFHSEDGDLDSSLKYHYSYFIQDLLYRYTTRDIVLSYTFNDPETSKYKKYKYKVVESINGKVPKDLNEFKTIWKEGKKGFIVLRFRGMDLPIVLRPESIYQMNQRVKKRYGANYEEF, encoded by the coding sequence ATGAATAGATTATTAAAATTCAGTTTTATCTTTTTTCTTATGAGTCATTCGCTTTGGGCTCAAGTAGATCCCGAACCTGCAGTGGATTCTATATTCCGTTCAGTGGTTCTCATTCGTAATGAGGGGTTTAATACAGAAAACAAAACACAACCATGGATGAAAAAGAATTTGTACACTGGATTTGGATCGGGCCTTGTTTTGCCAAATCAAACCATTTTGACAAATGCACATGTGGTTCGTGATGCGAAACGAATTCTTGTCAAAAGTAGTTTTACTAAAAAAGAATATTTAGCGGATGTTAAATATATCGGTTATGATTGTGATTTGGCTTTATTACAAGTAAATGATCCAGATTTTTCAGAACAAACCACAACACTTTCTTTTTTAGAAGGGATCCCAAATTTAGGATCGGATGTATTACTTTTAGGTTTTCCAAATGGAAATGATAGTTTATCAGTCGAAAAAGGATCTATCCTTCGTTTTGAAAAAAATCGATACACCTACTCCGGGTTAGACTATCGAAATGTTTTAAAAATCAATGCGAATATCCAACCAGGAAATTCTGGGGGCCCTGCCGTTCAAAATGGGAAAGTGGTTGGTCTTGTATTTCAAATTAGTACTTTAGAACAAGGGATTGCTTATCTGATATCAAATGATATCATACGTCACTTTTTAGAAGATATAAATGACGGAAAGTATGATGGGTTTCCTAACATTGGATTCACTTTTCAAAATGGAAATCCAAAAAGTTTAAAACAAGCAATGAAGGTTCCAGCCAATCAATCAGGTATTTTTGTGAACCGAATTTATCCTTCTTCTACGTTTTCAAAAGTCTTAAAAGAAAAGGATTTTGTTTTTGCAGTGGATAATCTACCTCTTTCGAATGATGGAGAAATTACTGAGTCCAATAAAAAGGAATTTATCATCGATTGGATCGAAAACAAACAGTTAAATTCCAAAGTGGCGGTTAGTTATTACAGAGCAGGAAAACGTTATGATGCGGAAGTGAATCTGCAAAAAAACTATGCCTTGGATTTGTATCGTGATTCTACAGAAGATTATTTTTTACAGGCAGGATTTGTTTTCCAGCCGATCACAAGGTCCTTTTTCCATTCAGAAGATGGAGACTTGGATAGTTCTCTAAAATACCACTATAGTTATTTCATTCAAGATCTGTTGTACAGGTATACAACTCGGGATATTGTGCTGAGTTATACATTCAATGATCCTGAAACTTCAAAGTATAAAAAGTATAAATATAAAGTTGTTGAGTCGATTAACGGAAAAGTACCTAAAGATTTAAATGAATTTAAAACTATTTGGAAAGAAGGCAAAAAAGGATTTATAGTCCTTAGGTTTCGAGGTATGGATTTGCCCATTGTTCTTAGGCCGGAGTCTATTTACCAAATGAACCAACGTGTGAAAAAAAGATATGGTGCAAATTATGAAGAATTTTAA
- a CDS encoding LIC11113 family protein, giving the protein MHIYFGLILFLLATGVVFADRTKIYPSLHSLKMEVESWKEKKPSAQIKKQIRLHQSFLMEDETCHIEPASRISSVTYFRFSCQTDSEPLLIQFRSNQKRKMEVGKFQLRAIHHIGKKQYLEIETGLVVGETKTQARLNTDDTDLDYPSKKQIPVVTENKPTTGSYKPIQNPNLFYFKSISQNPKRRKEVPSNIEVFFDSSCPLEFIEKDQSFYWDQTVSFVFRITCIRDSAYSLIRVPSTASGDLVSSNTIWKDPKPGDHVLGTAVLKKITETQTFWEKIVLYYE; this is encoded by the coding sequence ATGCACATATACTTTGGATTGATTTTGTTTCTTTTGGCAACAGGAGTTGTTTTTGCGGACCGCACAAAGATTTACCCATCGTTGCATTCGCTAAAGATGGAAGTGGAATCATGGAAGGAAAAAAAACCATCCGCTCAAATCAAAAAACAGATTCGTTTGCATCAAAGTTTTTTGATGGAGGATGAAACTTGCCATATAGAACCTGCCTCTCGCATTTCATCTGTCACGTACTTTCGATTTAGTTGTCAAACTGATTCGGAACCTCTTCTCATCCAATTCCGTTCCAATCAAAAAAGGAAAATGGAAGTTGGGAAATTTCAATTGAGAGCCATCCATCATATCGGGAAAAAACAGTATTTAGAAATTGAAACCGGTCTTGTCGTAGGTGAAACAAAAACTCAAGCCCGATTGAATACGGATGATACCGATTTGGATTATCCTTCAAAAAAACAAATTCCTGTTGTCACAGAAAACAAACCAACCACGGGCTCATACAAACCCATTCAAAATCCGAATTTATTTTATTTTAAATCCATATCCCAAAATCCAAAAAGAAGAAAGGAAGTTCCTTCCAATATTGAAGTGTTTTTTGATTCTTCTTGTCCATTGGAGTTTATTGAAAAGGACCAAAGTTTTTATTGGGACCAAACCGTTTCCTTTGTCTTTCGTATCACATGCATTCGTGATTCAGCTTATAGTTTGATCCGTGTGCCATCAACAGCATCCGGTGATTTGGTTTCCTCAAATACGATTTGGAAAGATCCAAAACCTGGTGATCACGTTTTAGGAACTGCTGTCTTAAAAAAGATCACAGAAACTCAAACCTTTTGGGAGAAAATCGTTTTGTATTATGAATAG
- a CDS encoding sulfurtransferase yields MNWNFLKTEIEPGDFLIDCRSQSAYEEETLEGAYYYPFIKKAFGSDPESQKKLYGPMVAVVQEFQKSKKTRIIVFDEGMGMFSTRMVYLLRGMGIKDAYVLGQKWPVTGKKSKGEFKIEPPIADKVKPIEGVVDKAFMERNLTKLQIFDARTMEEYEGRLPRLTAPEEGTLCGRLPGAFLWDWRNLYDGDANLIERSLFKKRLNGFPFMPERPTVIYDYNGARSCLLALMLREAGYIDVTTYQGSWFEWRKSSLPKQAVAVFGVKQGAAAAPRVGGLDRKKV; encoded by the coding sequence TTGAACTGGAACTTTCTAAAAACCGAAATAGAACCTGGTGACTTCCTCATCGATTGTCGTTCACAATCAGCGTATGAAGAGGAAACTTTGGAAGGTGCCTACTACTATCCATTTATCAAAAAAGCATTCGGATCTGATCCAGAATCCCAAAAGAAATTGTACGGACCGATGGTCGCAGTCGTACAAGAATTTCAAAAATCAAAAAAAACACGAATCATTGTTTTCGATGAAGGAATGGGAATGTTTTCCACTCGGATGGTGTATTTACTCCGTGGGATGGGAATCAAAGACGCTTATGTTCTTGGCCAAAAATGGCCTGTCACAGGAAAAAAATCCAAAGGTGAGTTCAAAATTGAACCTCCCATTGCAGACAAAGTAAAACCCATCGAAGGTGTCGTAGACAAAGCCTTTATGGAACGTAATCTTACCAAACTCCAAATCTTTGATGCAAGGACCATGGAGGAATACGAAGGACGATTGCCACGACTTACGGCTCCAGAAGAAGGAACTCTTTGTGGTCGTTTGCCAGGCGCTTTTTTATGGGATTGGAGAAATTTATATGATGGGGATGCAAATCTCATCGAACGTTCTCTTTTCAAAAAACGCCTCAATGGATTTCCTTTTATGCCAGAACGACCCACTGTGATTTATGATTACAATGGTGCTCGCTCTTGTTTACTTGCGCTTATGCTCCGTGAAGCAGGTTACATTGATGTCACTACCTACCAAGGTTCTTGGTTTGAATGGAGAAAATCAAGCCTACCCAAACAAGCGGTCGCAGTATTCGGTGTCAAACAAGGAGCGGCCGCAGCACCACGTGTGGGCGGATTAGATCGCAAGAAAGTTTAA
- a CDS encoding alpha-glucosidase: MVFRFISLSLSLFFLECASRIVSNLPIPEESYSLTQKVQWIQSTNEFTLRNQSLSKDFIKLSLEEPFLLSFTKDTISKYRMASFQFKESLQKSCNKQSVDDIKKEPGKITIKGKLTGKDCSTDYQLIFQTKSDTEVEFKITLSDPSLNRIHLHYVSQPEEKIFGLGEQFTYDELKGKTPFLFTEEQGVGRGDQPITTGANLMAGAGGNAYTTYAPIPHYITSENRSLFFENSGYANFDFSDSKKTKVEFWDFQSEKSLSGTIWIGTSSKALIEAYTKKTGRFPKLPDWAYGTWLGVQGGSEKVSAIVKQAKDAGNPVTALWIQDWCGRRVTNFGDQLKWRWYADDTLYPDFKKFVKSMNDQNVQVLGYINSFLADTDPKKPGDDFTNPLLTEAKTKGYLVKNTKGEDYLIQTVGFPAYLIDLTNPAAVRWTKDLIKKNMIGMGLSGWMADFGEWLPYDAKLYSGIDAKIYHNRYPVDWARINREAIREAGMEGKIVFFTRAGYSYSNAHSTLFWEGDQMVSFGTNDGLPSSIVGLTSSGISGYALNHSDIGGYTTISNPLRNYHRSKELLLRWAEASAFTPVFRTHEGNKPLKNWQVYTYTKPDGTKSLGDEDTVTLFAKIARIHFALKPYIQSLVEEASITGIPVVRHNYLVEPEDKNLLKYKYQFFLGDDLLVAPVVESGEIVQEVYLPRGRWLHLWTGTTYDGYRKVQVPAPIGKPPAFIRVGGKSEGLIRSSINSIRNKD; the protein is encoded by the coding sequence ATGGTATTTCGTTTTATTTCCCTATCTCTATCACTGTTCTTTTTGGAATGTGCTTCCCGCATCGTTTCGAATCTTCCGATTCCAGAAGAATCTTATTCTCTCACACAAAAAGTACAATGGATTCAATCGACAAATGAATTCACCTTAAGAAACCAATCTCTTTCAAAAGACTTTATTAAACTATCCCTCGAAGAACCATTTCTTTTGTCCTTCACTAAGGATACCATCTCCAAATACCGAATGGCTTCGTTCCAATTCAAAGAAAGTTTACAAAAATCTTGCAACAAACAATCAGTAGACGATATCAAAAAAGAACCGGGGAAAATTACCATCAAAGGGAAGTTAACTGGAAAAGATTGTTCCACCGATTACCAGCTCATTTTCCAAACCAAATCAGATACGGAGGTAGAATTTAAAATCACTCTTTCTGATCCGTCCTTAAATAGAATCCACCTACATTATGTTTCTCAACCTGAAGAAAAAATCTTTGGGTTAGGGGAACAGTTTACCTATGATGAACTCAAAGGAAAAACTCCCTTTTTATTTACAGAAGAACAAGGTGTGGGTCGTGGTGACCAACCAATCACAACTGGTGCCAATCTTATGGCCGGTGCCGGCGGAAACGCATACACAACTTACGCACCCATCCCTCACTACATCACTTCGGAGAACCGCTCCTTATTTTTTGAAAACAGCGGTTATGCGAATTTTGACTTCAGCGATTCAAAAAAAACTAAAGTGGAGTTTTGGGATTTCCAATCTGAAAAATCACTGTCCGGAACCATTTGGATCGGAACATCTAGCAAAGCCCTGATCGAAGCTTATACCAAAAAAACAGGTAGATTCCCAAAACTTCCCGATTGGGCTTACGGCACTTGGCTTGGTGTCCAAGGAGGATCTGAAAAAGTTTCTGCCATCGTCAAACAAGCAAAGGATGCCGGAAATCCTGTCACAGCCCTTTGGATCCAAGATTGGTGTGGGCGTCGTGTGACTAATTTCGGAGACCAACTCAAATGGCGTTGGTATGCCGATGATACTTTGTATCCTGACTTTAAAAAATTTGTGAAATCAATGAATGACCAAAACGTACAGGTGTTAGGTTACATTAATTCCTTCCTGGCTGATACAGATCCTAAAAAACCGGGAGATGATTTTACAAACCCACTCTTAACAGAAGCGAAAACAAAAGGTTATTTGGTAAAAAATACCAAAGGAGAAGACTATCTCATCCAAACGGTTGGTTTTCCCGCTTACCTCATTGACCTAACCAACCCAGCCGCTGTTCGTTGGACCAAAGACCTAATCAAAAAAAATATGATTGGAATGGGTCTTTCTGGTTGGATGGCTGATTTTGGAGAGTGGTTGCCTTATGATGCAAAATTATATTCTGGAATCGACGCCAAAATTTATCACAACCGTTATCCGGTAGATTGGGCAAGGATCAATCGGGAAGCCATAAGAGAAGCAGGGATGGAAGGAAAGATTGTTTTCTTCACACGTGCCGGATACAGTTATTCCAACGCCCACTCCACTCTCTTTTGGGAAGGAGACCAGATGGTGAGTTTCGGAACCAATGACGGCCTTCCCTCTTCGATTGTTGGGCTCACAAGTTCCGGGATCAGCGGTTATGCATTAAATCATAGCGATATTGGTGGATACACCACAATTTCCAATCCACTCCGAAACTACCATAGGTCCAAAGAACTTCTTTTACGATGGGCTGAAGCTTCTGCCTTTACACCGGTTTTTAGAACCCACGAAGGAAATAAACCTCTCAAAAACTGGCAGGTATATACCTATACCAAACCAGATGGAACCAAATCCCTCGGTGATGAAGATACAGTAACTCTTTTTGCAAAAATTGCAAGAATCCATTTTGCTCTTAAGCCATATATCCAAAGTTTGGTGGAAGAAGCATCCATCACGGGAATCCCTGTTGTCCGTCACAATTATTTGGTAGAACCGGAAGATAAAAATTTGTTAAAATACAAATACCAGTTTTTTTTAGGAGATGATCTTCTTGTGGCTCCAGTTGTGGAAAGTGGAGAAATTGTTCAGGAAGTTTACCTTCCTCGCGGCAGATGGTTACACCTTTGGACAGGAACCACTTATGATGGTTATAGAAAGGTTCAAGTCCCAGCTCCGATCGGAAAACCTCCCGCTTTCATTCGAGTAGGTGGAAAATCAGAAGGCCTCATTCGTTCTTCCATAAATTCCATTCGCAATAAAGATTAA
- a CDS encoding metallophosphoesterase yields MKFALIGDIHGYWNQKDIEYFNASDYDCLFFTGDLRGNPKLGKLSFQGLTKRAYMIPGNWDGMSLTAIIGEVIHSKVLIHSGQIGQNRRMRNLSELVKPISLLGYSSLVLSKELDLSLIVGRPHAMGGGLSFQPYLTKAYMVSNMETSIQKYKRLIDGTKEKNLFFLSHNGPFGLGESKNSIYGAEFKKEGGDWGDSDLTEAIDYAKSIGKKVPLVLSGHMHHSISKKRERETHEYTGGTFYVNGAKVPRIREGKHFHTKIEWDGGSATVIPLWV; encoded by the coding sequence ATGAAATTTGCACTGATCGGTGACATCCACGGATATTGGAACCAGAAAGATATCGAATACTTCAATGCTTCGGATTACGATTGTTTGTTCTTTACGGGAGATCTACGTGGAAACCCAAAACTCGGAAAACTTTCATTCCAAGGTCTTACCAAACGTGCATATATGATTCCCGGAAATTGGGATGGAATGAGTTTAACTGCTATCATTGGGGAAGTAATCCATTCGAAAGTCCTCATCCATTCAGGTCAAATTGGCCAAAACCGTAGGATGCGCAATCTTTCGGAACTCGTAAAACCCATTTCCTTACTTGGTTATAGTTCCTTAGTATTGTCGAAGGAATTGGATTTAAGTCTTATCGTGGGTCGTCCTCATGCGATGGGTGGAGGTCTTAGTTTTCAACCCTATCTAACAAAAGCCTATATGGTTTCCAATATGGAAACTTCGATTCAAAAGTACAAACGTCTGATCGATGGGACCAAAGAAAAAAATTTATTCTTTCTTTCGCATAACGGGCCTTTTGGGTTAGGTGAGTCCAAAAATTCCATCTATGGGGCTGAGTTTAAAAAAGAAGGTGGGGACTGGGGGGATTCGGATCTTACAGAAGCCATTGATTATGCCAAATCCATTGGGAAAAAAGTACCATTGGTTCTCTCCGGTCATATGCACCATTCAATCAGCAAAAAAAGAGAACGAGAGACTCACGAATACACAGGTGGAACCTTCTATGTGAATGGTGCCAAGGTCCCAAGGATACGAGAAGGAAAACATTTCCATACCAAAATTGAGTGGGATGGTGGTTCTGCCACCGTGATCCCACTTTGGGTATAG
- a CDS encoding OsmC family protein, giving the protein MTAVFEDKVVVSTAKTKYETKISAGKHNWIADEPKDKEGTDLGPMPTELLASSLGACTSITIRMYADRKEYPLDAVEVHVTIDKRSAEDHKFTRVVVLSGNLSTEQRERLLSVANACPVHKILSGKIEIETTLG; this is encoded by the coding sequence ATGACAGCAGTGTTCGAAGACAAGGTGGTGGTATCCACTGCCAAAACAAAGTATGAAACAAAAATCTCAGCTGGAAAACATAATTGGATAGCCGATGAACCAAAAGATAAAGAAGGAACGGATCTAGGGCCAATGCCTACGGAATTACTAGCTTCCTCTTTGGGTGCCTGCACCTCCATTACGATCAGAATGTATGCGGATCGAAAAGAATATCCTTTGGATGCTGTGGAAGTTCATGTAACAATCGATAAACGATCGGCAGAAGATCATAAATTTACAAGAGTTGTAGTTCTTTCTGGAAATCTAAGCACAGAACAACGAGAAAGATTACTTTCCGTTGCCAATGCTTGCCCAGTTCATAAAATTCTTTCTGGAAAAATTGAAATAGAAACCACTCTGGGTTAG
- a CDS encoding lysophospholipid acyltransferase family protein, translating into MKRRFLVWLLPLIVVWFQRLIGFTSRFRFLTNEQYEELFKNKKPFIYSIWHTNVLYSPYLHRGKNVAVLISESKDGDYINQVVHRFGNTSVRGSSSKGGSKALKAVIQHLKKGLPAAFTPDGPRGPALIVQPGIIAAAQVTQVPIVPFHYECSRQWILERAWDKHRVPKPFTTFVVSYGEPISVPRELNEEEFEQMRLKVEEAMLNNRNRAILEAERIFKGESK; encoded by the coding sequence TTGAAACGTAGATTTTTAGTCTGGTTGTTGCCGCTCATTGTAGTCTGGTTCCAACGTTTGATTGGCTTTACTTCCAGGTTTCGTTTTTTGACAAACGAACAATACGAAGAATTATTCAAAAACAAAAAACCTTTTATCTATTCGATTTGGCATACGAACGTTTTGTACTCTCCATATCTGCACAGAGGAAAAAATGTTGCCGTTTTGATTTCTGAATCGAAAGACGGAGATTATATCAACCAAGTCGTTCACAGGTTTGGAAACACAAGTGTTCGGGGTAGTAGTTCGAAAGGTGGGTCGAAGGCATTAAAGGCTGTGATCCAACATCTGAAAAAAGGTCTACCTGCTGCCTTTACACCGGATGGCCCACGTGGTCCCGCTTTGATTGTCCAACCAGGAATCATTGCTGCAGCGCAGGTAACTCAAGTTCCTATCGTTCCGTTTCATTATGAATGCAGTAGACAATGGATTTTGGAAAGAGCTTGGGACAAACATAGAGTTCCGAAACCCTTCACTACCTTTGTTGTTTCTTATGGGGAACCCATTTCAGTTCCTCGCGAATTGAATGAAGAAGAGTTTGAACAGATGCGTCTAAAAGTGGAAGAGGCTATGTTAAACAACCGCAATCGTGCGATTTTGGAAGCTGAGCGTATTTTTAAAGGAGAATCCAAATGA
- the csrA gene encoding carbon storage regulator CsrA, with product MLVLARRSNQSIMIGDDIEIVIVDIKGDQVKIGVKAPKNVSVHRAEVYKEIQEENKKAAGTNIKPEDLGKLGDLFKKKT from the coding sequence GTGTTAGTTCTTGCAAGGAGGAGCAACCAGTCCATTATGATCGGTGATGATATCGAGATTGTGATTGTCGATATCAAAGGTGACCAAGTTAAGATTGGTGTCAAAGCTCCTAAAAATGTTTCTGTCCATCGTGCAGAAGTGTATAAAGAAATTCAGGAAGAAAACAAAAAAGCTGCCGGAACCAATATCAAACCAGAAGATTTGGGCAAACTCGGCGATTTGTTCAAAAAGAAAACTTAA
- the fliW gene encoding flagellar assembly protein FliW — protein sequence MSVTIHTKPFGTIQVDAKQILKFPQGLLGFDEFDEYALIEESPESPFKWLQSTKESGLAFIVIQPELFMNDYKPAISDEELHDIGLVSWKEGLIFLIVTIPHDNPKGMTANLQGPIILNGKEGKGKQCISRDENHPIRKNIIESMEEMSSEKV from the coding sequence ATGTCGGTAACGATTCACACAAAACCTTTCGGAACCATCCAAGTGGACGCAAAACAAATCCTAAAATTCCCACAAGGTTTACTTGGATTTGATGAATTTGATGAGTATGCTCTCATTGAAGAAAGTCCTGAAAGTCCTTTTAAATGGTTACAATCCACGAAAGAATCGGGACTTGCATTTATTGTCATCCAACCAGAACTGTTTATGAATGATTATAAACCTGCTATTTCAGATGAAGAACTTCATGATATTGGACTTGTTTCTTGGAAAGAAGGTCTTATTTTTCTAATTGTTACCATTCCTCATGACAACCCAAAAGGAATGACGGCAAACTTACAAGGCCCGATCATTCTAAATGGGAAAGAAGGAAAGGGCAAACAATGTATTTCTCGAGATGAAAATCATCCCATTCGAAAAAACATCATTGAATCTATGGAAGAGATGTCTTCCGAAAAGGTATAA